AAATTTTAAATGGAACTTTAAACGAGTTTACATAAGGATTTACACCCATTGCTTTTAAATCATTTAACTTTTCAACTCTGTGATTATCCATATACTTTCCACTCCTTTTTGTTATTTTTGAAAATCATTATTGCATTTTTGTTTTTTTTTCAATAGTTATGTTTTGAAAATATATAATAGTTTGACATAAAAATTAATACAAGGTGAATTATGAGTAAAAAAGTTTTGGTTGCAATGAGTGGCGGTGTTGACAGCTCTGTTGCTGCGTATAAAATGTTAGAAAAAGGTTATGATGTTATTGGTGTAACTCTTAAACTGTTTGATGGCCCAACTAAGTTTATAGAAGATGCAAAAAATGTAGCGGAAAAACTTGGAATAAAATGGTATCTTGCAGACTATAGTAGTTATTTTAAAGAAGTGATATCTTATTTTATAAACAGTTATCGAAAAGGGGAAACACCAAATCCATGTGCTTTTTGCAATAAAAATGCAAAGTTTGTTTATCTCTTCAATGAAATGCAAAAGAACAATGCTGAAATGATTGTGACTGGGCATTATGCAAAGGTTGTTGAAAAAGATGGTTTAAAATATATTGGCAAAGCTAAAAACTTGAAAAAGGATCAATCTTATTACTTGGCGTTGCTGGATGAGTTTCAAGTAAGTTTATTATATTTTCCACATGGAGATGTAGAATCTAAAGATGAAGTTAGAGAATTAGCTAATAAAATAGGGTTAAAAGTGGCTTCCAAAAAAGATAGTCAGGAAGTTTGTTTTTTATGTGGCAAGGACTATAGAGAATTTTTAAAAGAAAGGATTGATTCTAAAAGGTTTAAAAAGGGGTATTTGATTTATAATGGTAAAAAGATGAGACAACATGAAGGGATAGAATTTTTTACTATAGGACAAAGACGGGGGTTAGGCCTCAATTATCATGAACCATTGTATGTTACAAATATTGATGCAAAAAGTGGAAATATTTATTTAGCAAAAAAAGATGATGTTTTTAAGAGAGGAGTAAAATTAAGAAATGTAAATATCGTAAATGATAGGAAAAGGATATTTAGAGCAAAAGCAAAAATAAGGTATAGGATGGAAGAAGCTGATTGTATGGTGGAAATTTTACCTGAGAATAAAGCAATAATTCTATTTGATGAACCACAATTTGCACCAACAAAAGGACAGATGGTTGCTATTTATCAGGATGACTTGGTTTTGGGTGGAGGTTTTATACATGATGTTTTTTAATCAGTTAGCATTTTCAGCGATAACTGATTATAGAGGTGTGTTATGAAAATAGGGATAATTTCTGATAGTCATGATAATTTAATCAATATGCAAAAGTGTGTGCATTATCTGAATAATATTGGAGTAGATTTTGTTTTTCATTGCGGAGATATAATTTCACCATTTACAATAAAAGTTATGAATGAATTGAAATGTGATTATAGGGCAGTTTTTGGAAATAACGATGGTGAATGGTTAAACCTAAAAGAGATATCTAAGAACAGAATTTTTAAACCTCCCTACTTATTTGAATTAGATAATAAAAAGTTCTTGTTGTTACATGAGGGTGATATTGCTATGTTTATTGATAATAGTATAGATTTTGTTTTTTACGGTCATACTCATGTGAAGTATAGCTTTAATAAAAATGGGCAACTTATTGTTAATCCAGGGACATTAGCAGGTTATTTGGCAGATTCTGCTACTTTTGCAATATTAGATACCAACGAATTTAATGTGGAATTTATAGATGTTGATACAATTTGAAAAGTTTGATATAGTGCATTTTGGAGGTGAAGGATGATTTTTAATAAAATATTTGACATATTTTCTAACGATTTAGCCATAGATTTGGGAACGGCTAATACATTGATTTATGTAAGAGGAAAAGGGATTGTGTGTAATGAACCATCTGTTGTTGCTATAAACAATAATACTAATGAAATACTGGCTGTAGGGAATGAAGCCAAGAGCATGTTGGGTAGAACGCCTGCAAATATTGTTGCTATAAGACCTATGAAAGATGGAGTAATTGCAAACTTTGAAGTTACCGAAAAGATGCTGCGTTATTTTATACAGAAAGTTCATCATCGAAAATCACTTGTAAGACCAAGAATAGTTATTTGTATACCATCTGGTGGTACCCAAGTAGAGAAAAGGGCTGTAAAGGATTCTGCAATACAAGCAGGCGCAAGAGAGGTATATTTAATTGAAGAGCCAATGGCTGCTGCTATTGGTGCAGGATTACCTATTCAAGAGCCCACAGGTAATATGATTGTGGATATTGGTGGTGGGACAACGGAAGTGGCAGTAATTTCTCTTTCTGGTATTGTTTATGCCAACTCTGTAAGAGTGGGCGGAGATGAAATGGATGAAGCAATCGTGAATTATATCAAGAGAAAATACAATCTTTTAATAGGGATGAATGCTGCAGAGCAGATTAAAATGAAGATAGGTTCTGCCTTTAAAACAGAAGAAGAAATGAGTGTGGAAATTAAGGGGAGGGATTTAGTTACAGGAATACCTAAAACAATAGAAATCACTGACGACGAGGTTAGAGAAGCGTTAAATGATGCAGTTAGCAAAATTGTTGATGCCGTAAAGATTGCTTTAGAAAAAACTCCTCCTGAACTTGCAGCTGACATTGTAGATAAAGGTATAGTTTTAACTGGTGGAGGAGCGTTGTTAAAAGGTTTGGATAAAAGATTATCTGAGGAGACCGGTTTACCGATAATAGTATCTGATGATCCTCTTACTGCTGTTGCTTTAGGTTCTGGAAAAGTTTTAGAGGAATTAGATTTATTGAGGAAAGTTGCCATTGATTAATGTTTGCTATTAAAAAAAGATATATTTTTTTATTTTTGATTTTACTCTTTATAATTCTAATGCAGTTTGAAATGCCCCAAACTTACAGGCCTATCAAGGGGTTGCTGGGAAATATTTTAAATCCTTTTATTTATTTAGCTGATAATACGGTAGATTTTTTTACATCAACTTTTGATAAATATATCAATTTAATAAATGTAAAGGAAGAAAATAAAAAACTAAAAAATGAATTAGATAAATTAAACTTTGAAAATATTAAACTTAGAGAAAAATTGAAAGAACTTGATAGGTTAAAAAAACTTCTTAATTTTAAAGAAGCTTTTGAATTTAATACTATAGCATGCAATGTGATCGGTAGGAATAATTATGGGCTAATTAAGTATATAATTATTGATAGAGGTAGTAATGACGGTTTAGATGTGGATATGCCTGTGATAAGTAGCAAGGGGCTTGTAGGGAAAGTAGTAGAATTGTACAGGCATAGTGCCAAAGTAAAAATTGTGCTTGATAGAAGCTTGAAAGTTGCTGTTATGAATTTCAATACGAGAGAGACGGGAGTTGTGTCTGGTACCGACTATGGTTTGTTAGAAGTAAATTTTTATTCGAATATTGGTAAAGTAAATATTGGAGATCTGTTTATAACATCAGGTTTTGGTATGCTTTATCCTAAAGGATTACCTGTGGGTGTTGTTGTGAAATATGAAAACGAAGATTATGGTCTTTTTAAAAAAGTTTATTTAAAGCCCATTGTGGATTTTAATAAATTAGAAAATGTATTGGTAATACTAAAAAATGAAAAGATTCAAAACAATTAGTAAGTATTTATTTTTACTACTTTTTTTTTATATTATTACAAATGTATTTGATGGATTTCTAGGTTTGATTCAATATCCAATTTTGATTTTAATTGCTTCAAAAAGGATAAATATTATCAATATTAATGAAACTGATATAATTTTATCTTTATTTTCAGATTACATCAATGATTTGTTCTTTGGAGTTAGTTTATTGGTTTTCTTTATTTTAAAATTTTTATTTTCAAAATATCTTAATTTATTTTATACAAGAAAGTATTATATCTTTTTGGGTAAAGTGGCAGTACTTTTGGTCTTTATTGGATTTGTTTTTTTATATTACCATAATAACAATATAACATTATTGTTTGAAGTTTTATTAGTAAACTCCATAAGTATGCTTTTATTAAATTTTGTATTGGAGAGATATTTTGTTTAAGGCACTGAGTGACAGAGTAAATAATATTTTTAACAAAAGGTTATTAATATATACAGTTGTGTTTTTTTTATTTTTTTCGAGTGTGATGGGAAGATTATTTTACTTACAAATAGTTAAATACGAGAAATATAAGAACTTGTCTGAAAATAATAGAATTAGGATTTTGAGAATTAAAGCTGACAGAGGATTTATTAGAGATAGAAATGGTACGCTTCTCGTAACGAATCAGCCTAGTTATAATTTAATGGCTACAAAATCTGATATAAAAGATTTTGATAATCTCATAAAAAAGCTGAAAGATATTATTGAAATTGATGAAGATCTTGTTCGTGAAAGATATAAAAAAGCATACTATTATAGTACATTTATGATTTATAGAGGATTAAAAGAACAGCAATTGAGTTATCTTTTAGAACATCACGAACAATTCCCAGGGATAAAACTGGATGTAGATACCGTAAGGTCTTATTATGACAGTAAAAGTTTGAGTCATATAATTGGCTATATGGGAGAAGTTACAGAATATGATTTGAGGAAGAATAAAGGGTATCAGGTAGGTGATTTGATAGGTAAATCAGGGGTGGAAAAAGTATATGAAGATGAACTTAGAGGAATTGATGGAGCCAGACAGGTTGAGGTTGATAGTTTAGGTTTTGTTTCAAAAGAGTTATCGGTTAAAAAACCAGTTAAAGGTAAAAACCTTATTTTGAGTATTGATTACGATTTACAAAAGGCAGTCAAAAACATCTTTAGTGATAAAGTTGGTGGTGTAGTAATAATGAATATTCAAACGGGGAGAATTTTGGCTTTGTATTCTTCTCCTACCTATGATTTAAATAAATTTATACCTTTTATAAAAAAAGATGATTGGGATAAAATTATAACAAATCCATACAAACCTTTGACAAACAGGGTAATTGAAGATGCATATCCTCCTGGATCTGTTTTTAAAATTTTGATGGCTTATATAGGACTCAACGAAGGAGTTATCACTTTCAATACACAATACTTCTGTGGTGGTAAGCTGGATTTTAATGGATATAAATATGGTTGTTGGAAAAAGGGTGGACACGGCAATTTAGATTTGCATGATGCAATAGTTCAATCTTGTGATGTTTATTTTTATAATGTTGGACTTGTATTAGGCATAAATAAAATTTCAGAATATGCATTAAATTTCAATCTTGGGAAAAAAACTGGTATAGATTTACCTAATGAAAAAGCTGGGATATTTCCAACAAGAGAATGGAAGAAAAAACGTTTTCATCAGCCTTGGTATCCAGGTGAAACAATTATTGCTTCTATTGGTCAGGGTTACATTTCAACAACACCTATTCAGATTGCTGTGATGTTATCGGCTCTCTTTAATGGTGGGATAGTCTTTAAGCCAACAGTAGTTTATGGTTTTGAAGATAAAGGTTTTATTGAGAAAAAAGTAGAAATTAATAATAAACTAAATATAAATAAAACTTATGCAAAAGAAATATTAGATGCATTATATGATACAGTTTATTCAAAACATGCAACTGGTTATAGGGCAAGAGTAAGTAAAATAAAAATAGGTGGTAAAACAGGAACTGCACAGGTGATATCATTGAAAAAATTTAAAGATAAAGATGAAAATGAAATTCCATGGAAGTATAGAGATCATTCTTGGTTTGCAGGAATTGTCCCTGTTGATTCTCCTAAATATGTAATTGTGGCATTTGTTGAACATGGTGGTTCTGGTAGTAAGGGAGCAGCTCCAGTTGTTGGAGCAATAGCGAATAAACTGGTGGATTTAGGTTATGTTTCAATTAAATAGAAAACACTTTAAATATTTTGATTATATTTTGACCTTATTGGTTGTCTTAATTTCTGTTTTTGGTGTTATTGCTATATATTCTGCTTCATATGATTTAAATACTAATAGTTTTAAAGGTTTTTATATAAAGCAGATAATTTGGATTACTATTGGAATCATAAGTTATTTTTTGTTTACATTTATTAATTACAGGTTCTTACTGAAATATTCACATATCTTTTATTATATAAGTTTAATTATTTTAGGATTTGTTCTTATCAAAGGACATATTGGTATGGGTGCACAAAGGTGGATTAATATAGGTGGATTTAGACTTCAACCATCAGAATTTATAAAAGTTGTATGGATTCTGTTTTTGGCAAAAAAATTTAGTACCCATGAAATATACTATTCTACATTTTTAGATATTTTTAAAAAAGCATTGTTTTTGGCCCCTATTTTTATACTAATTTTTTTACAGCCAGATTTAGGTACGGCTCTTGTATATGTGTTTCTCTGGGGGATTGCTCTTCTTTTTTGTGGAGTTAGGAAGTACACAGTATTTGTTACAATTATACTTATGTTGATAAGTTTACCTATAGGATGGAGCCAACTTAAGGATTATCAAAAAAAGCGTATTATAACTTTTTTGTATCCAGAAAAAGATCCATTCGGTGCAGGTTATCATGTCATTCAATCTAAAATTGCTATTGGGTCAGGCGGTTTGAAAGGAAAAGGCTTCTTAAAAGGGACGCAATCCCATTTAAGATTCTTACCAGAAAGACATACAGATTTTATTTTTTCATTAATTAACGAAGAATTTGGCTTCTTTGGTGGTATAGCCATTTTGAGTATCATTTTTTTGCTTATTTTTAAGATTTTGTATGTAGGTTTAGTTGTTAAGGAACCGGGAGGAAAGATTATTTGTCTACTGGGAGCTTCATTGATTTTTTTCCAAACATTTGTAAATAGTGCTATGACTGTGGGGTTAATGCCTGTAGTAGGTATTCCGATGCCTTTTGTAAGCTACGGTGGTTCATCTATTATAACATTTTTCACGTTAACAGGAATAATTAATTCAATATCAATGAGGAGATATGACATTGTCAGTTGATAAGAAAGAATTATTGATGATAAGCAAACCACTACGTTACATAGGTGGTGAGCTTAATTCAGTTGTAAAGAATAATTATAAAATACGTTTTTGTTTGTCATTTCCTGATGTTTATGAAGTAGGAATGTCTCATTATGGATTCAAACTTTTATACGAAAAATTAAATGAATGTAGTCAGATAGCTTGTGAAAGATTTTTTATGCCATGGATAGATGCTATTGATTATTTTGGTAAGGATATTTTTGTTTCACTAGAAACAAATACTCCTTTAAAAGAATTTGATTTAATTGGTTTTTCTCTTCAATATGAGCTTTCGTATACAAATCTTTTATATATCATAAAAATGTCTGATATCCCCCTTTTATCTACAGAAAGAAAAGATAGTGATCCCATAATTATTGCTGGTGGTCCTTGTGTTGTAAATCCAGCACCTTTAATAGATTTTGTTGATGTTTTTTTTATTGGAGAAATGGAAGAAGATCTAGTGAATGTTTTAGAAGTATTTAGTAACAATGCAAATGTGAGTAGAAAGGAAAAGCTAGAGTTTTTCAATAAATTTCATTTTACATATGTTCCTCAAGTCGAAAAAGATAAGAAAGTGAGAAGAAAAATTTTTGTTGATTTTCCTTTGGAGGGTTTTTGTAAAAAACCGATTGTCCCAAATTTTTCTGTTGTTCAAGATAGAGTTAGTTTGGAAATAAGCAGAGGATGTACGAGAGGGTGCCGTTTTTGTCAGGCAGGGTTCATTTACCGCCCAGTAAGGGAGCGAGGAATAGTTTCTTTAATAGAAAATGCATTAACGCAAATAGAAAATACAGGCTATTTTGAGTTGTCATTTTTATCTCTATCAGCAGCAGATTTTTGTAATCTTGAACAATTATTGGTAGAAACTAACAAGTGCTTATCAGATAAGAGTATTTCTATTAGTTTACCCTCTGTAAGGGCTGATCAAATAAAGAGCTTCATATTCAGAGAATTATCCAAAGTAAGAAAATCTGGTTTTACAATTGCTCCTGAGGCAGGGTCACAGAGATTAAGAAATAGTATTAATAAAAATTTAACTGAAGAGGAGATAATAGAAGCGGTTGAATTAGCAAATAAGGGTGGTTTTAATCATGCAAAACTTTATTTTATGATAGGCTTGCCTTTTGAAACAGATGAAGATGTCCTTGCAATCGCAACACTTGCTGAAAAGATAAAAGGAAAAGTTGACAGAAAATTTGAAATAACAGTATCTGTTTCAAATTTTGTTCCAAAACCTTTTACTCCTTATCAATGGTTAGGTCAGGATCATGTTTATTCTCTTAAAAAGAAGCAAGATTTACTTAGAAAAGAAATGCGCAAAAGAAAAATAAAACTAAAATTACATGATGTAGGTCAGAGTATTCTTGAGGCTTGTTTTTCAAGGGGAGGGGTTGAGCTGGGCAAGGTGCTTTATGATGCTGTCAATGAAAGGCTAATATTTGATGGATGGAGTGAATTTTTTAATTTTGATAAATGGAAAAATATTTTTGAGAAAAATGGACAAGATATTTATGAATATGCAAGCAAAGGCTATAGTCTTTACGAAGATTTGCCGTGGGACAATATTGATGTTGGTTTAGAGAAAAAATATTTGATGAATGAACTTGAGAAAGCAAAAAATAGCTTAGTTACAGAAGATTGTAGATTTGATAAGTGTACGGGTTGTGGAGTTTGTGATTTTAAAAATATAAAAAATATTTTTGCGAAAAAAGAAGCTGTAACTATAAAAAGTAAAAAAGAAACAAATATAAAAACCTATATAGTAAGGTTTGAAAAAAAAGGTGATGCTATTTTTTATTCTGCTCTTGATACCTCTAGATATTTCCAGCATATTTTTATAATACATAATATTGAGCTACAATTTAGCCGTGGTTTTAATCCACAACCGAAAATCAATTACATTTATCCTCTTCCTTTGGGAATAAGCGGAGAAAATGAAATAATGGTAGTAGAATGTAGTGAATTTTTAGATACTGAAAGAATAGTCAATGAATTAAATGAAAAATTCAGATCAGGTTTTAAAATAAAATCAATAACTGAGTATAATGGTGAAAATTTTGATAACTGTATTCAAGTGTTCAAATTTGATGATGCTACAGAAGAAATATTTTCATCAATGTTAATTGAGGGTAAAAACTATTATGAGAAAATAAGTAAAAAAGGCAAAAAGAAAATTGTATGTATTGATAATTATCTGATACACAAAGATAAAAACAGAATAGAGTTAAAAATAACTCCTATGGGAGGATTTAATCTACTTGAATTTTTTAAATTTTGGGATTATAATATTTCTAAATTAAATATTAGCAGAACAAATATATACCCAATAAAATAATTTCAGGAGTTGCTTATGTTTAAAGAAAAAGCTGTGGAAGCCATGAAAAAAGCAGGATTTAAATTAACTAAGCCAAGAATGTGGATTGTTGAATATCTTGACGGCAATAAAAACCATCCATCAGCAATAGAAATTTATGATGATTTGAGAAGACAGAATAAGCACTTTTCATTTGCGACTATTTATAATACTCTTGATACTCTTGTAAAATCTGGAGCTGTAAAGCAGATAAATGTAGATCCAAATTGTAGCAGATTTGACCCTGATACAAGCGAACATGGTCATTTTGTGTGTAGGGTATGTAAAAAGGTTTATGATTTAGAATCAGTTAATCTTGATTATGATAAAACAATAATAGCTGAAATTGACCATATTGATATAACAATTTCTGGTGTTTGTAAAAACTGTAAAAAACAGTAAAGAGGAGGTATAAATGGCAGTTTTTAAATGTAAAAACTGTGGTTACGAAAAAGAAGGTAGATGTAAACCTAGAAAATGTCCTGAATGTGGTTCTCAAAACAGCTTTGAAAAGAAAGAATAATAAGCTCATTTAGGAGGGAAGTCCCTCCTTTTATTTTTATGAAAGATTTCTTGGATATCATTTATAAAAAGTACAATAATAAAGATTATATTGGTACTGATCCTGTAATCTATCCCCATAAATTAGCTGGTAATAAAGAGTTTATTGCTTTTATTTCGTCAGTTTTTGCTTACGGCAAAGTTAGTTTAATTCAAAGATTTTTAGACCTATTTTTTACAGAATATGGGGTAGATCCTTTTAAGAAAAAGAATAAAAAGAGTATATATTATAGGTTTCAGAAAGAAGACGATATTTACAAACTTTATCAGTTTTTACACAAAATATATAAAGATTATGGATCCCTATATAACTATTTTATAAAACAATCTGCTAATATTGAAGTGGCTTATGACAAATTTAGAAATGAATTTTTTGATTATTTTGACCATGATGTAACAAATGGATTAACATTTTTGCTACCAGATATAATGAAATCAGCTGCTAAAAGAATTAGGATGTTTTTTAGATGGATGGTTAGAAAAGATGAAATAGATTTCGGACTTTGGGCAGGATACAATAAAAAGGAGTTGAAATTCCCTTTGGATATACATATATTGACATATGCATATAAACATAATATCATAAATAATAAAATTAATAGCAGAAAAAACGTAGAAAAAATAACTGATTTTTTTAAAAGTATTGATGAGGATGATCCTGTGAAATATGATTTTGCAATAACAAGGCTTGGAATGATTTATAGATGCAAATATACAAAATCTGAGTCGTGTGAATCTTGTGAATGGAAAAAGCAATGCTTTTTAATTGACAATTATAAGAGAAGTTATATATTAACGATGAATATTTGAAGGAGGTTTGAATATGGCTTTGAATTTTACAGAAGAAAATTTCCAGAAAGAGGTATTGGAAAGTGATATTCCTGTTCTAGTGGATTTCTGGGCAGTATGGTGTGGACCATGTAAAATGCTTGCACCTACAATAGACCAACTCGCTACTGAGTTAGAAGGTAAGGTTAAAGTTGGTAAGGTAAATGTTGATGAGAATCAAAGTCTTGCTGCAAGATATGGTATCATGAGTATCCCAACAGTTATGATATTTAAAGATGGTAAAGTTGTTGAACAATTTATTGGTGTTCAACCTAAAGGCGTTTACCTTGATGCATTAAACAAATACTTATAAAGAGGTGGCAGTGTATGCCAATATATGAGTACAAATGTAAAGAGTGTGGCAAGGAATTTACAAAGCTTGTTTTTAGGCTTAATGATGAAGTAGAATGTCCACACTGTAAAAGTAAGAATGTAGAAAAATTAATTTCTACAATTTCATCCATTTCTGGAGGAAGTGGTGGATCATCATGTAGTGGTGGTCCAAGCGGATTTAGCTGAGTTTAGATGTTATATGCGTCAGGTTGACGCATTTAAAAAAAGCCCCGAAGAGGGGCATTTTTTTTTTTTACATTTGAGCTTTTAAGAACGACCAGTCATAATTTTTGACATCAGAGTGACATGTGATACACCCTTTGATTTTACCAGAAACCTGAACTTCCCCTTTTGGAGTGTATTTAACCCAAAACCAGTCACCACCTTCAGGATTATAACCGTCAATCTTATACATTACGGTTATAGCGGCAAGTTTTTCAGATGGGGTATAATTTTCTTTTACAATTATCGTTCCTGATTTAAATGTTTTTTTATTTAAACTATTATAGCCAGTATCATTAATATAAGATGTTAGAAAAGCGCCATGGGGACTTTGTCCCTTATACAATTTAGTAGTGCCAGGGAATAATTTCCATGAAGTATAGTTAGTTTTTTGAATATATGACCAAAGTTCGTTTGCATCGGATTTAGGTGTCTTCGAATATATTCCACATGCAAGAATTATAGTTGTTATTAATGCTATAATAATTAAACCAGGTTTTTTCATTGATACCTCCTTCTTTTCAATATATTATTATATCATAAAAAGTATCAGGGAGCAAAAAATGAAAAAAACCAAAATAGTGGCCACGGTGGGACCTTCCACTGAAAGACCAGAAATTATTGAAAAATTGATAGAAGTGGGTGTTGATGTTTTTCGATTTAATTTTTCACATGGTACCCATGAAAAACATCTTGAGTTATTGAAAAGGATTAGAAACATAGCAAAACAGAAAAATAGATATATTGCTGCTCTTATGGATTTATCCGGACCAAAATTAAGGCTTGGTGAGATAAAAGAGCCGGTACCAGTTAGGATAGGGGAGGTTGTGAAAATAGTATATGGGGATTTTATTGGGGATGAAAAAATTATACCACTACCTATTAAAGAAGTTTTTGAAACTATTAAAGTAGATGATCATTTTTATATTGCAGATGGTACAGTTAAACTTAGGGTTTTGGAAAAAGGAAAAGATTACATAATTTCTGAAATTTTATCTGCCGGTATAATTTCATCAAGAAAGGGACTTAATTTGCCCAATGTGGATTTAAAATTATCAGCACTCACAGAGAAAGATAAAGATGATATTAAGTTTGGTATAAAAGCAGGATTTGATATTATTGCACTTTCCTTTGTGAGGACAAAAGATGATGTTTTGCTTGCTAAAAAAATTATAGAAGAGAATGGAGGAGATATTCCTGTATTTGCTAAGATAGAAAAAAATGAGGCCATAACTAATATTGATGAGATTATCGAAATAAGTGATGGTGTGATGGTGGCGCGTGGTGATCTTGGGATTGAAATAGATATGGAAAAAGTGCCAGTTGTTCAAAAGATGATAATAAAAAAGGCAAATGAGACTGCAAAACCTGTAATTACAGCTACGCAGATGCTGACATCTATGATTAAACATTCAAGACCCACAAGAGCAGAAGTATCAGATATTGCAAATGCCGTGCTTGATGGCACAGACGCAGTGATGCTTTCGGATGAGACCACAATTGGTGACTTTCCTGTAGAAGCTGTAAAGGTTATGGTGAAAACTATCGAAGAAACTGAAAGAATTTACCCCTACTATAAGTTTTACGATTCACACGATCAAAGAAAAATTAGTAGTGCGATTGCTCAGACTGCAGTTAAATTGGCAAAAGAACTTAGAGCAAACGGTATTGTGGCTTTTACAAAAAGTGGTGCGAGTGCAAGGAGGGTATCAAAATCAAGGCCTGAATGTCCAATATATGCTGTAGCTACTGATGAAAAGGTTTTAAGACAATTGGCTATTAGCTGGGGTGTAACTCACTACATGATCAGCAAAGATACTGATAATGCAGATGAACTGTTAATAGAATTTTTGAAAAAAACTTCTAAAGATTTCCGTCCCGATCATGTTTTCATTGCAACAATTGGTTATCCCGCAGGCGTTCCTGGATCAACAAATGTAATAAGAACAATAAGAAAACAGGATTACGATTATTTCCTAACGTGACTTCATTAGCAAAGCAATTGAGATCTTTTTTCTTGTTTATTAATAAGATTAATGAAATCGATTTGTTGAGTGCTTTGGTTCGCTATCTCGAGAATGATAAATGGTAAGGTATATTTGAGGTGTTCAAGACGTACAAAAATTAGTCTACTATGAATTTCGATAAAAACTT
The Deferribacter autotrophicus genome window above contains:
- a CDS encoding TIGR02757 family protein, which produces MKDFLDIIYKKYNNKDYIGTDPVIYPHKLAGNKEFIAFISSVFAYGKVSLIQRFLDLFFTEYGVDPFKKKNKKSIYYRFQKEDDIYKLYQFLHKIYKDYGSLYNYFIKQSANIEVAYDKFRNEFFDYFDHDVTNGLTFLLPDIMKSAAKRIRMFFRWMVRKDEIDFGLWAGYNKKELKFPLDIHILTYAYKHNIINNKINSRKNVEKITDFFKSIDEDDPVKYDFAITRLGMIYRCKYTKSESCESCEWKKQCFLIDNYKRSYILTMNI
- the pyk gene encoding pyruvate kinase, whose protein sequence is MKKTKIVATVGPSTERPEIIEKLIEVGVDVFRFNFSHGTHEKHLELLKRIRNIAKQKNRYIAALMDLSGPKLRLGEIKEPVPVRIGEVVKIVYGDFIGDEKIIPLPIKEVFETIKVDDHFYIADGTVKLRVLEKGKDYIISEILSAGIISSRKGLNLPNVDLKLSALTEKDKDDIKFGIKAGFDIIALSFVRTKDDVLLAKKIIEENGGDIPVFAKIEKNEAITNIDEIIEISDGVMVARGDLGIEIDMEKVPVVQKMIIKKANETAKPVITATQMLTSMIKHSRPTRAEVSDIANAVLDGTDAVMLSDETTIGDFPVEAVKVMVKTIEETERIYPYYKFYDSHDQRKISSAIAQTAVKLAKELRANGIVAFTKSGASARRVSKSRPECPIYAVATDEKVLRQLAISWGVTHYMISKDTDNADELLIEFLKKTSKDFRPDHVFIATIGYPAGVPGSTNVIRTIRKQDYDYFLT
- a CDS encoding TIGR03960 family B12-binding radical SAM protein produces the protein MTLSVDKKELLMISKPLRYIGGELNSVVKNNYKIRFCLSFPDVYEVGMSHYGFKLLYEKLNECSQIACERFFMPWIDAIDYFGKDIFVSLETNTPLKEFDLIGFSLQYELSYTNLLYIIKMSDIPLLSTERKDSDPIIIAGGPCVVNPAPLIDFVDVFFIGEMEEDLVNVLEVFSNNANVSRKEKLEFFNKFHFTYVPQVEKDKKVRRKIFVDFPLEGFCKKPIVPNFSVVQDRVSLEISRGCTRGCRFCQAGFIYRPVRERGIVSLIENALTQIENTGYFELSFLSLSAADFCNLEQLLVETNKCLSDKSISISLPSVRADQIKSFIFRELSKVRKSGFTIAPEAGSQRLRNSINKNLTEEEIIEAVELANKGGFNHAKLYFMIGLPFETDEDVLAIATLAEKIKGKVDRKFEITVSVSNFVPKPFTPYQWLGQDHVYSLKKKQDLLRKEMRKRKIKLKLHDVGQSILEACFSRGGVELGKVLYDAVNERLIFDGWSEFFNFDKWKNIFEKNGQDIYEYASKGYSLYEDLPWDNIDVGLEKKYLMNELEKAKNSLVTEDCRFDKCTGCGVCDFKNIKNIFAKKEAVTIKSKKETNIKTYIVRFEKKGDAIFYSALDTSRYFQHIFIIHNIELQFSRGFNPQPKINYIYPLPLGISGENEIMVVECSEFLDTERIVNELNEKFRSGFKIKSITEYNGENFDNCIQVFKFDDATEEIFSSMLIEGKNYYEKISKKGKKKIVCIDNYLIHKDKNRIELKITPMGGFNLLEFFKFWDYNISKLNISRTNIYPIK
- the trxA gene encoding thioredoxin; translation: MALNFTEENFQKEVLESDIPVLVDFWAVWCGPCKMLAPTIDQLATELEGKVKVGKVNVDENQSLAARYGIMSIPTVMIFKDGKVVEQFIGVQPKGVYLDALNKYL
- a CDS encoding cytochrome P460 family protein, whose protein sequence is MKKPGLIIIALITTIILACGIYSKTPKSDANELWSYIQKTNYTSWKLFPGTTKLYKGQSPHGAFLTSYINDTGYNSLNKKTFKSGTIIVKENYTPSEKLAAITVMYKIDGYNPEGGDWFWVKYTPKGEVQVSGKIKGCITCHSDVKNYDWSFLKAQM
- a CDS encoding RCKP-type rubredoxin-like domain-containing protein; translated protein: MAVFKCKNCGYEKEGRCKPRKCPECGSQNSFEKKE
- a CDS encoding Fur family transcriptional regulator encodes the protein MFKEKAVEAMKKAGFKLTKPRMWIVEYLDGNKNHPSAIEIYDDLRRQNKHFSFATIYNTLDTLVKSGAVKQINVDPNCSRFDPDTSEHGHFVCRVCKKVYDLESVNLDYDKTIIAEIDHIDITISGVCKNCKKQ
- a CDS encoding FmdB family zinc ribbon protein, with amino-acid sequence MPIYEYKCKECGKEFTKLVFRLNDEVECPHCKSKNVEKLISTISSISGGSGGSSCSGGPSGFS